A single window of Mycoplasma bradburyae DNA harbors:
- the ruvX gene encoding Holliday junction resolvase RuvX, with protein sequence MYYVALDVGSKKLGIATGDGDFKIASPYCVITYNEGDFNQCLNKLKEKTNSFFYDFKFVIGIPLNINNTKSSTTIMVENFIELLKANYKNEIILYDERYTSIIADQIMMDNEIKAKKRKEKIDKIAAYVLLQSFFDDDRYPK encoded by the coding sequence ATGTACTACGTTGCTTTAGATGTCGGTTCTAAAAAACTGGGAATAGCTACAGGTGACGGTGATTTTAAGATTGCTTCACCATACTGTGTTATTACCTACAATGAAGGTGATTTTAATCAATGTTTGAATAAACTTAAAGAAAAAACTAACAGTTTTTTCTATGATTTTAAGTTTGTTATCGGTATACCTTTAAATATCAATAATACAAAATCTTCAACAACAATTATGGTTGAAAATTTTATTGAATTGCTTAAAGCGAATTACAAAAATGAAATCATTTTATATGATGAACGTTATACTTCAATAATTGCAGATCAAATTATGATGGATAACGAAATAAAAGCTAAAAAAAGAAAAGAAAAAATAGATAAGATTGCAGCTTATGTTTTATTGCAATCTTTTTTTGATGATGATCGATATCCTAAATAA
- a CDS encoding O-methyltransferase: MKIPIMRGDNLVNLVNKLTNIKVKELLEIGTGIGFSSMYLSYHLKELKIDTLEKNLERYSIAKEWLVDFENVNCINGDCYEFIPNKKYEAIILDGPKGKQIDLFNKYINYLLPNGVMIIDNFYLKNIKPNNKLYNKNLEWQNFVRNLDKNKFNVEIDESGDGVVYVFSKPSPIA; the protein is encoded by the coding sequence ATGAAAATCCCGATTATGAGGGGTGATAATTTAGTTAACTTAGTTAATAAGTTAACTAATATTAAAGTCAAGGAATTACTTGAAATAGGTACAGGTATTGGATTTAGTTCAATGTATCTTAGTTATCATTTAAAAGAACTAAAAATTGATACATTAGAAAAAAATCTAGAAAGATATTCAATTGCTAAAGAATGATTAGTTGATTTCGAAAATGTTAATTGTATCAATGGTGATTGTTATGAATTTATTCCTAATAAAAAATATGAAGCAATCATACTAGACGGACCAAAAGGTAAGCAAATCGATCTATTTAATAAATATATTAATTATTTATTGCCTAATGGGGTTATGATTATTGATAATTTCTATCTAAAAAACATAAAACCTAATAATAAGCTTTATAATAAAAACCTAGAATGACAAAATTTTGTTCGTAATTTAGATAAGAATAAATTTAATGTTGAAATAGATGAATCAGGAGACGGAGTCGTTTATGTTTTTAGTAAGCCAAGTCCAATCGCTTAA
- a CDS encoding U32 family peptidase, translating into MFLVSQVQSLNQAKKFIDNKVDCILVGYENFALRCTKTLNNSELKNLIQYRNDKKSNTKIFVLMNSFIFENQISDLENKLCELNELKVDKVYFQDYAIVQIIREKQLNLEVAYHSETMVTSYGQFDFFIENKINHLVLARELFMNEIKQMHDNKKSLSLEMQIQGYAFFMHSRWKMISNFEAYARISDKLSSKKQLWIREALRKYPNAIYEDEFGTHMFTGYILCAIKHIKELYEYGLDYVRIDSIMIDEKAHESITLIYQNIINDLRENKTVSEDKINKNYGKIEQLCLPIEIASGFFGGIKEIKHLIKEEKAETKQ; encoded by the coding sequence ATGTTTTTAGTAAGCCAAGTCCAATCGCTTAATCAAGCTAAAAAATTTATTGACAATAAAGTAGATTGTATCTTAGTAGGGTATGAAAATTTTGCTTTACGTTGTACTAAAACATTAAATAATTCTGAACTAAAAAATTTAATTCAATATAGAAACGATAAAAAGTCAAATACAAAAATATTTGTCTTAATGAACAGTTTTATTTTTGAAAATCAGATATCAGATTTAGAAAATAAACTATGCGAATTAAACGAATTAAAAGTTGATAAAGTTTATTTCCAAGATTATGCAATTGTGCAAATTATACGGGAAAAACAACTAAATTTAGAAGTTGCATATCATTCAGAAACGATGGTTACATCTTATGGTCAATTTGATTTTTTCATCGAAAATAAGATTAACCATTTAGTTCTTGCAAGAGAACTTTTTATGAATGAAATTAAACAAATGCATGATAATAAGAAATCTTTATCATTAGAAATGCAAATACAAGGATATGCTTTTTTTATGCATTCTAGATGAAAGATGATTTCTAACTTTGAAGCGTATGCTAGAATTTCAGATAAATTATCTTCTAAAAAACAATTATGAATTCGTGAAGCATTAAGAAAATACCCTAATGCTATTTATGAAGACGAATTTGGTACTCATATGTTTACAGGTTACATATTATGTGCCATTAAACATATAAAAGAACTTTATGAATATGGTTTAGATTATGTTCGAATCGATTCAATTATGATTGATGAAAAAGCTCATGAATCTATTACTTTAATATATCAAAATATCATCAATGATCTGAGAGAAAATAAAACAGTTTCTGAAGACAAAATTAACAAAAACTACGGCAAAATTGAACAATTATGCTTGCCAATTGAAATTGCTTCGGGATTCTTTGGCGGTATAAAAGAAATCAAACATTTAATTAAAGAAGAAAAGGCAGAAACGAAACAATAA
- a CDS encoding peptidase U32 family protein — translation MKYELLAPAGDVQKAMFAIDYGADAVFIGAKAYSLRSSASNFFFKDIKEIVDYAHERNKKIYITVNVVCHNPLVKGYAKFIDELALTGVDGLIVADPFIIHHTKNNHPELELHLSTQQSVTNSKSALFWKSNGLSRVVLAREVTIEELELLMPNVKDKVEIEYFIHGAVCISFSGRCMMSNNWSLRDANVGGCAQSCRWRYDLKDEEMNHYSDSFTMSPKDMALIDEIKKLMELGVASFKVEGRMKSINYVATVIKSYRYAMNYYLTNGFNVNKDSEQEMLTKARAELKSAENRLTKKGFAHGQPGIDAMLYHEEERKIAQTFAFIVDEIQDDGYVKVTCKNNFKKAQEYMIYGPNFKFDEIKIVSLLNKEKKEVDVANDPMGIYYLKFDKNYQLMKNSIGHIKKTLD, via the coding sequence ATGAAGTACGAATTATTAGCTCCTGCTGGAGATGTTCAAAAAGCGATGTTTGCTATTGACTATGGTGCAGACGCAGTTTTTATCGGTGCCAAAGCTTATTCATTGAGATCTAGTGCTAGCAATTTCTTTTTTAAAGATATAAAAGAAATTGTAGATTACGCTCATGAACGTAATAAGAAAATTTATATTACGGTTAATGTTGTGTGTCACAACCCCTTAGTTAAAGGTTATGCTAAATTTATTGATGAGTTAGCTCTAACAGGTGTTGATGGATTAATTGTTGCTGATCCGTTTATAATTCATCACACAAAAAATAATCATCCAGAACTAGAATTACATTTATCAACTCAACAAAGTGTTACAAATTCTAAGTCAGCCTTATTTTGAAAAAGTAATGGATTATCAAGAGTGGTATTAGCTCGTGAAGTAACAATAGAAGAATTAGAGCTATTAATGCCTAATGTTAAGGATAAAGTAGAAATCGAATACTTCATTCACGGTGCTGTATGTATTTCGTTTAGTGGACGATGTATGATGTCTAATAACTGATCTCTTCGTGATGCTAACGTTGGTGGTTGCGCGCAATCTTGTCGTTGAAGATATGATTTAAAAGATGAAGAGATGAATCATTATTCAGATTCTTTTACAATGTCACCGAAAGATATGGCTTTAATCGATGAGATTAAGAAACTGATGGAATTAGGTGTTGCTTCATTTAAAGTAGAAGGTCGTATGAAGTCGATTAATTATGTGGCTACGGTAATCAAATCATATCGCTATGCTATGAACTACTATCTAACCAATGGATTTAATGTTAATAAGGATAGCGAACAAGAAATGCTAACTAAAGCTAGAGCAGAATTAAAATCAGCTGAAAATCGTTTAACCAAAAAGGGTTTTGCTCACGGTCAACCTGGTATTGATGCTATGTTATACCATGAAGAAGAACGCAAAATAGCTCAAACATTCGCTTTTATTGTTGATGAAATTCAAGATGATGGTTATGTAAAAGTAACATGTAAAAATAACTTTAAAAAAGCTCAAGAATATATGATTTATGGCCCAAACTTTAAATTTGATGAGATCAAAATCGTATCTTTATTAAATAAAGAAAAGAAAGAAGTCGATGTTGCAAACGACCCGATGGGAATATATTACTTGAAATTTGATAAAAATTATCAACTAATGAAAAATAGTATTGGACACATTAAAAAAACCTTGGATTAA
- the rpsT gene encoding 30S ribosomal protein S20: protein MANIKANEKSYRQNLKANQLTKGFKTALKNQIKKTKVSKDKKDADKVYSLADRLAKNNRISKNKARRLKSRAARWTNAQAATN, encoded by the coding sequence ATGGCCAATATTAAAGCAAACGAAAAGAGCTATCGTCAGAATTTAAAGGCTAATCAATTAACTAAAGGTTTTAAAACAGCATTAAAAAATCAAATTAAGAAAACTAAAGTTTCTAAAGATAAAAAAGATGCTGATAAAGTTTATTCTTTAGCAGATAGATTAGCTAAAAATAATAGAATTTCTAAAAACAAAGCTCGTCGTCTTAAATCAAGAGCAGCTAGATGAACAAATGCACAAGCTGCAACTAACTAA